One genomic window of Ziziphus jujuba cultivar Dongzao chromosome 4, ASM3175591v1 includes the following:
- the LOC125420585 gene encoding uncharacterized protein LOC125420585, whose product MAFPRILNWHFSQVPRFEKATELFDHRDYPVHGLMNVTEVEHAYIGNLALDVHHDSTPYNVAPAIRDKPPQASHDEKDEGIPLTRSGISKKRKEASVEIMGKGGRRRMGHKPTDQPCSSTAGVAAHVHVKPMTPSQPPTTPSQPPTTPSHDEVPLRERLTILEGEVASVRQDVKDLRIAMLREFASLDTKLDKLMKHQGVGVSADGLGDGMDGQGDENKGEYGPDATPVDRQSQPYVDDDAGPSVTIIEKVSPSKFPAGRCARKVAAAKQNIDIGRRDRKAAAAITTPYSVGGLRKKLQRTLPGASSTLKFDPYKPVPTRLVKNFDKFMKSGWASKVDMDILTAGKDFFQLLINSEKWLNHDHMEVLPYLFRVRANQFPDIFYPSFEVLDGGFWVYIEQCHGKFIDNPSKFQFSYAMQEYVLGIRMKESKPWKYVNHLLIPLNKRNIHWVVGHVDLKERRMTVYDSDKTGNRYKGQIYFQKLCIMLPYLLRSASFYEQRPDFVDSVDEFTCELAQNTPQQSNGGDCGIFTLKTIEFLHARLPLTFTQDNMEFFRKKYAYEVYNKELSI is encoded by the exons atggcattccctcgaattcttaattggcatttttcacaagtgccaagatttgagaaggccactgaactcttcgatcatcgtgat tatcccgttcatggcttaatgaatgtgactgaagttgagcatgcatatatcggcaacttggcattggatgtacatcatgacagtactccatacaatgttgcacctgctattcgagacaagccaccacaggcaagtcatgatgaaaaagatgaaggtatTCCACTTACAAGAAGTGGAATAAGTAAGAAACGGAAAGAGGCGTCTGTGGAAATTATGGGAAAAGGAGGGAGGCGGCGAATGGGACATAAGCCGACAGACCAGCCTTGTTCATCGACTGCAGGAGTTGCTGCTCATGTTCATGTTAAACCAAtgactccatcccaacctccaacgactccatcccaacctccaacgactccatcccatgatgag gtacctttgagagagagattaacaatccttgaaggcgaagtggctagtgtacggcaagacgttaaggatttacgaatcgccatgcttagagagtttgcaagtttggacaccaagcttgataagttaatgaagcaccaaggagtgggagttAGTGCTGACGGGTTGGGAGATGGAATGGACGGTCaaggggatgaaaataaaggAGAGTATGGTCCCGATGCGACCCCCGTTGATAGACAGTCACAGCCATATGTTGACGACGATGCAGGACCAAGTGTTACGATTATTgagaaagtgtctccatcaaagtttcctGCCGGGAGATgtgcaagaaaggtagcagctgctaagcaaaacatagatattgggaggagggataggaaggcggcagcagctattacaactccttatagtgtcggaggcttgcggaaaaaactacagcgcactttacctggtgcatcttctactttgaagttcgacccatacaaaccagtacctacgcgacttgtaaaaaattttgacaaatttatgaAGTCTGGTTGGGCAtcaaaggttgatatggacattttgactgcgggtaaagactttttccagttgcttataaACAGTGAAAAGTGGCtgaatcacgat catatggaagtcctgccttacctatttcgtgtacgtgccaatcaatttcctgatattttttatcctagttttgaggtgctagatggaggattttgg gtatacattgagcaatGTCATGGAAAGTTCATCGacaatccatctaagttccaattctcatacgcaatgcaagaatatgtgctggggattcgaatgaaggagtccaagccatggaaatacgtaaatcat ttgttgattccactaaacaagcgcaacatacattgggtggtagggcacgtggacttaAAAGAGCGTCGCATGACTGTATATGATTCAGATAAGACTGGTAACCGATACAAGggacaaatttatttccagaaattatgcataatgttaccatatttactgcggtctgcatccttttatgagcagcggccggattttgtagactccgttgacgagtttacatgtgaattggcacaaaatacccctcagcaaagtaacgg tggtgactgtggcatatttacactcaagaccatcgaattcttacatgctagattaccattgacattcacacaagataacatggagttctttaggaagaagtatgcatatgaggtttacaacaaagaacttagcatatga
- the LOC112492759 gene encoding clustered mitochondria protein-like, whose amino-acid sequence MRVTPRDANYTGLGSRFCILRPELITAFCQAKATERSKTKSTSQGDAHIASNSPNVDGEIQINGFRLPTKVLGLGDIEGKG is encoded by the exons ATGAGAGTCACTCCTCGTGATGCAAACTACACTGGACTTGGGTCTCGATTTTGTATCTTGAGACCAGAATTAATTACAGCTTTTTGCCAG GCCAAAGCTACAGAGAGATCCAAAACTAAGTCCACGTCTCAAGGAGATGCTCATATTGCCAGTAATTCTCCAAATGTTGATGGTGAAATACAG ataaatggattcagattaccaacgaaggttttgggactcggagatatcgagggcaaaggttaa